From Pelotomaculum schinkii, one genomic window encodes:
- a CDS encoding dimethylarginine dimethylaminohydrolase family protein, whose amino-acid sequence MINAKEVHFAVVRGVSGNYDQCIKPKGNNGRIDIQLTREQHRRYCQTLQQLGLTLLQVDADDRLPDCCFVEDTTIVAGETAIITRMQAPSRVLETAAVKKLLASYKTTREITSPGFIDGGDVLRINNKLYIGLSERTNQHAVAQVKALVADNGYEVIPVEIKGTLHLKTVCTYLGDGCVIMAPGHFDHNIFSGYRKVIVSGEEAYSANCLAVNGKVVVPGGYPRTRECIEKEGFATVEVDISEFRKGNGGLTCLSIIF is encoded by the coding sequence TTGATTAATGCTAAAGAAGTTCATTTTGCCGTTGTCCGCGGCGTATCCGGTAATTATGACCAGTGTATCAAGCCAAAGGGCAATAATGGCAGGATCGATATTCAACTAACCAGGGAACAGCACCGGCGGTACTGTCAAACCTTGCAGCAATTGGGGTTGACATTGCTGCAAGTGGATGCCGACGATAGATTGCCTGACTGTTGCTTTGTTGAAGATACAACCATCGTAGCGGGCGAAACTGCGATTATCACCCGTATGCAAGCCCCATCAAGGGTTTTGGAAACGGCTGCAGTCAAGAAGCTGCTTGCAAGTTATAAAACTACAAGAGAAATTACATCTCCCGGTTTTATCGACGGGGGGGATGTACTGAGAATTAACAACAAACTATACATCGGACTGTCCGAACGCACCAACCAGCATGCGGTTGCACAGGTTAAAGCCCTGGTTGCGGACAATGGCTACGAGGTCATACCGGTTGAAATCAAGGGAACCCTGCATCTTAAAACAGTCTGCACTTACCTTGGGGATGGCTGTGTTATAATGGCCCCCGGCCACTTTGACCATAATATCTTTTCCGGATACAGAAAAGTTATTGTCTCCGGGGAAGAAGCCTATAGCGCCAATTGTCTGGCAGTCAACGGCAAGGTTGTGGTCCCCGGCGGTTACCCCCGTACCAGGGAGTGTATTGAAAAAGAAGGGTTTGCCACGGTCGAGGTGGACATTTCAGAATTCAGGAAAGGAAACGGGGGCCTGACGTGCCTGTCAATCATATTTTAA
- a CDS encoding GH36-type glycosyl hydrolase domain-containing protein codes for MAMILDSLAIFDSLRGDLLILNTEQLQQKAHEIALTHDPYLRRRPSNRLWRDFYADVKELRALIRSLQDGSASCSQPAEEWLLDHAEFIEEQVLVIRRQLSGKFLRDLPHLRKSGKARMLSICADYLEHVDGLLDEDALVSYTNSYQEVSILTIAEVWAIPLILRIALIRRLAEVMELVRERREVCVLVERLLSRIEPSKLSPDLLNEALEAAGQEMPLSGPLVVNLIRSLREWAEDSATVREWLMCKLENGPESLDQIVSYEFQLQAAYQVTTGNLIGSLRKISRLNWQDRFEQICMVERTLCEESAGVYLLLDFSSRDVLRRKVEKLARRLRVPENLVAQHAVELAAKGCGPVSADRAQAGGAGGCPAHLEELPRHAFVSYYLLEPDGIKELQRSLKVCGSATRYLPEIGVLRRATGTYFTILAGLFSIALFGFAVWIGEGASFSTAQWGLIVIALSLPASEWAITAVHWLIGCVRQPQPLLRYDFSRGVPSEAATMVVIPVIWSSVREVQEMVARLELHYLANRDANIHFALLGDLVDAASEKLPEDAAVLDAARAGIEELNCRYALPGGSTFHLFQRRRLWNPSEGVWMGWERKRGKLVEFVDLLKGRAGTTYDLIAGDSSVLPGIRYIITLDADTQLPLGSAQRMIGTMHLPYNRPRLNRTQTRVVEGYGVLQPHIGISHGASLRSRFASLWSADPGIDPYAFAVSDPYQDGLGQGIFTGKGIFDVEAFAKVLCERIPENRVLSHDLLEGGFLRAGLLSDIELIDEHPATFSAYQKRMHRWVRGDWQLLPWLWRRVRDRKGMLRAVDLSPFTRWQMIDNLRRSLLPPVLLALLLFGVSVLPGSPGRWLAVVLATLFLPLFRQLVAIRKTFWRPKSLLATAGQVLVTIITLPFQSVLLLDAIGRTLYRLFVTKRHLLEWVSAAEVERRSRVGRYPALLGMSGGYALIILQALAAATAAVPALRWALWTLCAGWAAAPLLVRWMDRPAQRPERPPAAAEEAELRKLAEQIWAFFEDYVTETDHWLPPDNVQFEPPNGIAHRTSPTNIGLYLACALAARDFGFIDTPGLVERLERTISTVERMEQWKGHLYNWYDTATLEPLPPKYVSTVDSGNFVGCLMTVKEGLAEWLRSDPAGSGQRGSERASIKHLEALDVAFAVELAPDLKDSSECAGKDWHRRGQRLIDRIEALVSGTDFRPLYNHQAKLFSLGYHTGLRETDQILYDLAASEARLSSFIAIALGQVSVSHWHALGRTMTRVGRRVTLLSWSGTMFEYLMPWLFLRTYRNTVWDSTYRAVVRRQIAYAHQRGVPFGISESGYYAFDYRMNYQYRAFGVPGLGFKRGLEQDLVVAPYATILALPFNMRQGLEDLRKLEELGARGAYGYFEAIDFTSERLPREQGSVVIRSFMAHHQGMSLLALANLLTPQKIYERFHRDRRVQAAELLLQERIPPRPTIMKHPAMSCAHAPEPGPAVTGGVREFLSVDTPAPEVCILSNGTLTTILTNSGSGLIRYEGLAVSRWQEDPVRDNWGSYLYIRDVTLDKVWSPSFQPCRVRSAQQRAQFSLDRATFMRVDGDVQTSLEICVSPEWNAEVRRLTLTNTGLEARIIEVTTFQELALAPPGADDAHPAFSKLFIKTAYVEEPQCLLARRRPRREDEKPLWAAHSLMVTGRSIGPVEYETNRACFIGRGHTLAQPQGIRSRLHGTVGSVADPAFVMRRRLSIEPGAQAQLFAVTALAGTREEALDIVSRFSGELVVERTFQLAWNRSQIELRHLRLTAAEATVFQTLAGRILYTPPLSQERKLGITVNVKGQSGLWAHGISGDIPVLLVRIKDRANMQFLVKLLTGHEYLRRLGLFFDLVILNESAGGYQQDLQETLRRAVEHGVDRHCAGAGGVFIINAGQLPEEDRTLLMATARVVLRADGPSLRAQSRLPRRADVLPSPFTPAAPLNRFAAPIPEEERRLLFFNGWGGFTADGREYQILLKNGNYLPAPWSNVIANPRFGCLVSELGMGYTWWRNSREFKLTPWSNDPVLDPPGEACYLRDEESGELWSATPSTAAKDQPYTVTHGRGFTCFGHERHGVWEEMTVFVPLDDPVKVVKLQLQNRSAGRRSLSITYYAEWVLGVRRQGGASFIITEWDEEAQTMLARNAYQETFRGAHAFLGAYPQEDQNSTGVYDLSWTADRNEFLGRNGTLESPAALSRERLSGQTGALYDACGAVQSKLILEPGGERTLYILLGCEHSREAAVQLAQKYRQPRVCDQAFEHVRAFWEDVLDQVKVVTPSPELDVLLNGWLLYQTLVCRMWARAAFYQAGGAYGFRDQLQDALALLHTRPDLVRKQILLHCAHQYQEGDVQHWWHEETQRGIRTRFSDDLLWLPYTVGRYVEHTGDGSILDEEAQYLYSEPLPEGEAERYEPTQGSTQSGSVFEHCLRAMDRALQRFGEHGLPLIGTGDWNDGLSRVGAKGRGESVWLGWFLYDVLNRFAGLCRQRGDLERAERYRGVCAQLVSSLEKHAWDGQWYRRAFTDEGLWLGSIYNEECRIDAIAQSWSVISGAAPQEKALQAMRSFDRELVDRELSVARLLTPPFDHTEPAPGYIQGYPPGIRENGAQYTHGAIWSIIAWCRLGRGEEAFELFELLNPLNHTRTIHEARQYGGEPYVIAADVYTVEPHRGRAGWTWYTGAAGWMYQAGVEWILGLRRRGQRLYICPCIPGAWREFSVSYRYGSARYQITVKNPSRRSGGASALQIDGREAAFQEQELKEGCYVELRDDGQVHQVVLVL; via the coding sequence ATGGCAATGATCCTGGATTCCCTTGCAATTTTTGATTCTCTTCGGGGGGACCTTCTGATTTTAAATACTGAACAACTCCAACAAAAAGCTCATGAAATTGCTTTGACCCATGATCCATACCTGAGACGCAGGCCATCCAATCGCCTCTGGCGTGATTTTTATGCAGATGTAAAAGAATTGCGCGCCTTGATACGCTCTTTGCAGGACGGCTCCGCAAGCTGCTCCCAGCCCGCTGAAGAATGGCTGCTTGACCATGCTGAGTTTATCGAAGAACAGGTATTGGTCATCCGGCGCCAGCTCTCCGGTAAATTTTTACGGGATTTGCCGCACCTGCGCAAATCCGGCAAGGCTAGGATGCTGTCTATCTGTGCCGATTATCTTGAACATGTGGACGGGCTGCTGGACGAGGACGCACTGGTTTCATATACCAATTCGTACCAGGAAGTATCTATTTTAACCATTGCCGAGGTATGGGCGATCCCGCTAATCTTACGCATTGCCTTAATCCGGCGCCTGGCCGAAGTCATGGAGCTGGTTCGCGAAAGACGAGAGGTGTGCGTGTTAGTCGAACGGTTATTGTCGCGCATAGAGCCGTCGAAGTTGAGTCCGGATCTGCTTAATGAAGCGCTTGAAGCAGCGGGGCAAGAGATGCCGCTCTCCGGCCCGCTGGTCGTCAATCTGATCAGGAGCCTGCGCGAGTGGGCGGAGGATTCGGCCACCGTGCGGGAATGGCTGATGTGCAAACTGGAAAATGGCCCCGAGAGCCTTGATCAAATCGTCTCTTACGAGTTTCAGCTACAGGCTGCCTATCAAGTTACAACAGGCAACCTGATCGGCAGCCTGCGAAAAATATCGCGCCTTAACTGGCAAGACCGGTTCGAGCAGATTTGCATGGTTGAGAGGACGCTTTGCGAAGAAAGCGCAGGTGTCTACCTCCTGCTTGATTTTTCAAGCCGTGACGTATTGCGAAGGAAGGTTGAAAAATTGGCCCGCCGCTTGCGTGTGCCGGAAAACCTGGTCGCGCAGCACGCTGTCGAGCTTGCGGCCAAGGGGTGCGGGCCGGTCTCTGCGGATCGAGCGCAGGCGGGTGGGGCTGGCGGCTGTCCGGCGCATTTAGAAGAATTGCCCCGCCATGCCTTTGTCTCATACTACCTGCTCGAACCTGACGGGATCAAAGAACTGCAGCGTTCGCTGAAAGTGTGCGGCAGCGCCACCCGTTATTTGCCGGAAATAGGAGTTTTGCGTCGCGCCACCGGCACGTATTTTACCATCCTTGCTGGATTGTTCTCGATAGCCCTGTTCGGTTTTGCAGTGTGGATAGGAGAGGGCGCGAGCTTTTCGACAGCTCAGTGGGGGTTGATAGTGATTGCGCTGTCGTTGCCTGCGAGTGAGTGGGCAATAACCGCGGTCCACTGGCTTATCGGGTGCGTCAGGCAGCCACAGCCGCTGTTGAGATACGATTTCTCGCGCGGGGTTCCATCTGAGGCTGCCACTATGGTCGTCATACCTGTCATCTGGTCCTCAGTCAGAGAAGTGCAGGAAATGGTGGCCCGGCTGGAACTGCATTACCTGGCCAACCGCGACGCAAATATTCACTTCGCCCTCCTGGGGGATCTGGTTGACGCGGCATCGGAGAAACTGCCGGAGGATGCCGCCGTCCTTGACGCCGCCCGGGCCGGCATAGAGGAGTTAAACTGCAGGTACGCCCTCCCTGGCGGGAGTACCTTTCACCTCTTTCAGCGCCGCAGGTTATGGAACCCGTCCGAGGGAGTATGGATGGGTTGGGAGCGCAAGCGCGGTAAATTGGTGGAATTTGTAGATCTGCTTAAAGGACGGGCCGGTACGACTTATGACCTGATAGCAGGGGACAGCTCCGTCCTGCCGGGCATTCGCTACATCATCACCCTTGACGCGGATACGCAACTGCCGCTGGGCAGCGCGCAGCGGATGATTGGTACCATGCATTTGCCCTACAACCGGCCACGGTTAAACCGCACGCAGACCCGGGTGGTGGAGGGCTACGGCGTGCTGCAGCCGCACATCGGCATTAGCCACGGGGCTTCTTTACGCTCGCGATTTGCAAGCCTTTGGTCGGCCGATCCGGGCATCGACCCGTATGCCTTTGCCGTCTCCGATCCATACCAGGACGGGTTGGGGCAGGGTATTTTTACAGGTAAGGGAATCTTCGATGTTGAGGCCTTTGCGAAGGTTCTGTGTGAACGTATCCCGGAAAACCGTGTGCTCAGCCACGATTTGCTGGAAGGTGGATTTTTACGCGCGGGCCTCTTGTCGGATATCGAATTAATCGATGAGCACCCGGCAACGTTCAGCGCTTATCAAAAGAGGATGCACCGCTGGGTGCGCGGTGACTGGCAATTGCTTCCATGGCTGTGGCGCCGTGTTCGCGACCGGAAGGGCATGCTTAGGGCGGTTGACTTATCTCCTTTCACCCGCTGGCAGATGATTGACAACCTGCGGCGCAGCTTGCTTCCGCCGGTCCTGTTGGCGCTGCTGCTGTTTGGTGTAAGCGTGTTGCCGGGTTCTCCCGGGCGCTGGCTTGCTGTTGTGTTGGCTACCTTGTTTTTGCCGCTATTCCGCCAATTGGTGGCGATTAGAAAGACGTTCTGGCGTCCCAAGAGCCTTTTGGCGACAGCCGGTCAAGTTTTAGTAACCATTATTACTCTGCCGTTTCAAAGCGTTCTGTTGCTGGACGCCATCGGCAGGACCCTGTACCGCTTGTTTGTAACAAAACGCCATTTGCTCGAATGGGTCAGCGCCGCGGAAGTTGAACGGCGCAGCCGTGTTGGGCGCTATCCGGCGCTGCTGGGCATGTCTGGAGGTTACGCGCTGATAATCCTCCAGGCGCTGGCAGCGGCCACCGCTGCCGTTCCGGCGCTGCGGTGGGCGCTTTGGACGCTTTGCGCCGGCTGGGCAGCGGCGCCGCTTTTAGTACGCTGGATGGACCGGCCGGCGCAGCGGCCGGAGCGCCCGCCGGCGGCGGCTGAGGAGGCGGAACTGCGCAAATTGGCGGAACAGATTTGGGCTTTCTTCGAGGACTACGTTACTGAAACAGATCACTGGCTGCCGCCTGATAACGTGCAATTTGAGCCGCCTAACGGGATCGCCCACCGCACTTCGCCCACCAACATCGGGCTTTATCTTGCCTGCGCGCTGGCTGCCCGGGATTTCGGCTTTATTGATACACCCGGCCTGGTGGAGCGCTTGGAGCGGACAATCAGTACGGTAGAGCGAATGGAGCAGTGGAAGGGCCATCTTTACAACTGGTACGACACGGCAACTCTCGAACCGCTGCCTCCAAAGTATGTGTCAACGGTGGATTCCGGCAACTTTGTCGGCTGTTTGATGACAGTCAAAGAGGGGCTGGCGGAATGGCTCCGGTCGGACCCTGCCGGGTCCGGTCAGCGGGGTTCCGAACGGGCGAGCATCAAGCATTTGGAAGCATTGGATGTCGCCTTCGCCGTGGAACTGGCGCCTGATCTGAAGGATTCGTCAGAATGTGCCGGAAAGGATTGGCACAGGCGCGGACAAAGGCTGATCGACCGGATCGAGGCGCTGGTTAGCGGGACAGATTTCCGCCCGCTCTACAATCATCAAGCCAAATTGTTCTCTCTGGGCTACCATACCGGGCTGCGTGAAACTGACCAGATCCTGTATGACCTCGCGGCGTCAGAAGCGAGACTCTCAAGCTTTATTGCTATCGCCCTCGGTCAAGTGTCCGTATCTCACTGGCATGCGCTTGGGCGGACCATGACCAGGGTAGGGCGGCGAGTCACGCTGCTCTCGTGGTCCGGCACCATGTTTGAATATTTAATGCCCTGGCTATTCTTGCGTACCTACCGGAACACCGTCTGGGACAGCACCTACCGTGCCGTTGTCCGGCGGCAAATCGCATACGCGCACCAAAGAGGGGTCCCGTTTGGAATCTCCGAATCCGGCTACTACGCTTTTGATTACCGGATGAACTACCAGTACAGGGCGTTTGGCGTCCCCGGCCTCGGCTTCAAGCGCGGACTCGAACAGGATTTGGTTGTGGCGCCGTACGCGACCATCCTGGCCTTACCATTTAATATGCGTCAAGGGCTGGAGGATCTGCGCAAACTGGAGGAGCTAGGCGCCCGTGGCGCATACGGCTACTTTGAAGCCATAGATTTCACCTCCGAGCGGCTGCCCAGGGAGCAGGGTAGCGTAGTCATCCGGAGTTTCATGGCCCATCACCAGGGCATGAGCCTGCTGGCCCTCGCCAACCTGCTGACGCCGCAAAAAATATACGAACGCTTTCACCGTGACAGGCGCGTGCAGGCGGCGGAACTGCTGCTGCAGGAACGTATTCCGCCACGGCCAACAATCATGAAACATCCCGCCATGAGCTGCGCGCATGCTCCTGAGCCGGGGCCGGCGGTGACAGGTGGTGTCCGCGAATTCCTCAGCGTGGACACGCCTGCGCCGGAGGTTTGTATCCTGTCCAACGGGACCTTGACGACCATTTTGACCAACAGCGGCAGCGGGCTTATCCGGTACGAAGGCCTGGCTGTCTCGCGCTGGCAGGAAGATCCGGTGCGGGACAACTGGGGGAGCTACTTGTATATCCGTGACGTTACGCTTGACAAGGTATGGTCGCCGTCGTTTCAGCCGTGCCGGGTGCGTTCTGCACAACAGCGGGCGCAATTCTCTCTTGACCGGGCCACCTTCATGCGTGTGGACGGGGATGTGCAGACGAGCCTTGAAATCTGCGTGTCCCCGGAATGGAATGCGGAAGTACGCAGGCTGACACTAACCAACACCGGGCTTGAAGCGCGGATTATCGAAGTTACCACGTTTCAGGAACTGGCCCTGGCGCCTCCCGGCGCCGACGACGCGCACCCGGCCTTCAGCAAATTGTTCATCAAAACGGCCTATGTGGAGGAGCCCCAGTGTCTCTTAGCCCGGCGCAGGCCACGCCGGGAAGACGAGAAGCCGTTATGGGCGGCGCATTCGCTAATGGTTACAGGCCGGAGTATTGGTCCGGTGGAATACGAGACCAACCGGGCGTGCTTTATCGGCCGGGGCCATACGCTGGCACAGCCGCAGGGAATCCGTTCCCGCCTGCATGGCACGGTGGGCTCTGTGGCTGATCCCGCTTTTGTGATGCGGCGGCGGTTAAGCATCGAACCTGGCGCACAAGCGCAGCTGTTCGCTGTCACAGCCCTGGCAGGCACAAGGGAAGAAGCGCTCGACATTGTCAGCCGTTTTTCTGGAGAGCTGGTGGTTGAACGGACCTTTCAACTGGCCTGGAATCGCAGTCAAATCGAGCTCAGGCACCTGCGCCTGACAGCCGCCGAAGCTACGGTTTTCCAAACGCTGGCGGGCCGGATATTATATACCCCGCCGCTGAGTCAGGAGCGAAAGCTAGGTATCACCGTCAACGTAAAAGGGCAGTCCGGCCTCTGGGCGCATGGAATTTCCGGAGATATTCCGGTGCTCCTGGTAAGGATTAAGGACCGGGCCAATATGCAGTTTTTAGTCAAACTCTTGACCGGTCACGAGTATTTACGCCGCCTTGGGTTGTTTTTCGACCTGGTCATTTTAAACGAATCGGCGGGTGGTTACCAACAGGATTTGCAGGAAACCCTGCGGCGGGCGGTGGAGCATGGCGTTGACCGTCATTGCGCCGGAGCCGGCGGTGTCTTTATCATCAATGCCGGCCAGCTTCCGGAGGAGGACAGAACGCTTCTCATGGCAACAGCCCGTGTTGTTTTGCGGGCAGACGGCCCCAGCCTCAGGGCGCAGTCCAGACTGCCCCGGCGGGCTGACGTCTTACCGTCCCCCTTCACTCCGGCAGCGCCGTTAAACAGGTTTGCCGCGCCTATCCCGGAAGAGGAGCGCCGGCTGCTGTTCTTTAACGGTTGGGGTGGATTTACGGCGGACGGCCGGGAGTATCAGATCTTGCTCAAAAACGGCAATTACCTGCCTGCGCCATGGAGCAACGTCATCGCCAATCCGCGTTTTGGCTGTCTGGTTTCAGAACTCGGTATGGGTTACACCTGGTGGCGAAACAGCCGTGAGTTTAAGCTGACTCCCTGGTCAAACGATCCTGTACTAGACCCGCCGGGTGAGGCGTGTTATCTGAGGGACGAAGAGAGCGGTGAACTATGGTCCGCCACGCCGTCTACCGCAGCCAAAGACCAGCCTTACACCGTTACCCACGGCCGCGGCTTCACCTGCTTTGGTCACGAGAGACACGGTGTATGGGAGGAAATGACCGTTTTTGTGCCCCTTGACGACCCGGTCAAGGTGGTCAAATTGCAATTGCAAAACAGAAGCGCCGGGCGAAGGAGCCTTTCCATCACTTATTATGCGGAGTGGGTGTTGGGTGTGCGTCGCCAGGGAGGCGCATCTTTCATCATCACCGAGTGGGATGAAGAGGCCCAAACCATGCTGGCGCGCAACGCATATCAGGAAACATTTCGAGGAGCGCATGCCTTTTTAGGCGCTTATCCGCAAGAGGATCAGAATTCCACCGGGGTATACGATCTGTCCTGGACGGCAGACCGAAACGAATTTCTCGGCCGCAACGGAACCCTGGAAAGTCCCGCGGCTTTGAGCCGGGAGCGCCTGTCAGGCCAAACCGGAGCTCTTTATGACGCCTGCGGCGCGGTGCAGTCCAAGCTCATCCTGGAGCCCGGCGGCGAACGGACATTATACATCCTGCTCGGTTGCGAACATTCCCGGGAGGCAGCCGTGCAGCTGGCGCAAAAATACCGCCAACCTCGTGTTTGCGACCAGGCCTTTGAACACGTGCGGGCATTCTGGGAGGATGTTTTGGACCAGGTTAAGGTTGTCACACCCAGCCCGGAGCTGGATGTACTGTTAAACGGCTGGCTTTTATACCAGACCCTGGTCTGCAGAATGTGGGCGCGAGCGGCTTTTTACCAGGCGGGAGGCGCGTACGGCTTTCGCGATCAATTGCAGGATGCTCTGGCGCTCCTGCACACCCGCCCCGACCTGGTGAGAAAGCAAATTTTACTGCACTGCGCCCATCAATATCAGGAAGGAGACGTGCAGCACTGGTGGCATGAAGAGACGCAGCGCGGCATCCGCACGCGTTTCTCCGATGATTTGCTGTGGCTGCCGTATACCGTTGGACGTTATGTTGAGCATACGGGGGACGGCAGTATACTGGACGAGGAGGCGCAGTATCTATATAGTGAACCATTGCCGGAGGGTGAAGCCGAACGCTATGAGCCGACGCAAGGCTCTACCCAGAGCGGCTCTGTTTTTGAGCACTGCCTGCGCGCAATGGACAGGGCGCTGCAACGCTTCGGTGAACACGGGCTGCCGCTGATCGGAACCGGCGATTGGAACGACGGTTTGAGCCGTGTAGGCGCTAAGGGTCGCGGCGAAAGTGTGTGGCTCGGCTGGTTCCTCTATGACGTGCTGAACCGGTTTGCAGGTTTGTGCCGGCAGCGCGGCGATTTGGAGCGGGCGGAACGTTACCGGGGTGTATGCGCCCAGCTGGTCTCCTCACTGGAAAAACACGCCTGGGACGGGCAATGGTACCGGCGCGCCTTCACCGACGAAGGCCTTTGGCTGGGTTCTATTTACAATGAGGAATGCCGCATCGACGCCATTGCCCAGTCCTGGTCGGTCATCTCCGGAGCGGCGCCGCAAGAGAAGGCGCTGCAGGCGATGCGATCCTTCGACCGCGAACTGGTGGACCGGGAACTATCCGTCGCGCGCCTCTTGACGCCGCCTTTTGATCATACGGAGCCGGCTCCGGGCTATATTCAGGGTTATCCGCCCGGCATCCGGGAGAACGGCGCCCAGTATACACACGGCGCCATCTGGAGCATTATCGCCTGGTGCCGGCTTGGCAGGGGAGAAGAGGCTTTTGAATTGTTTGAGCTGTTAAACCCGCTCAATCATACGCGCACGATTCATGAAGCGCGGCAGTACGGCGGCGAACCCTACGTCATAGCGGCAGATGTTTACACAGTGGAGCCGCACCGGGGACGCGCCGGCTGGACGTGGTATACCGGCGCGGCAGGGTGGATGTATCAGGCGGGAGTGGAGTGGATCCTCGGCCTGCGCCGCCGCGGCCAACGGCTGTACATTTGCCCCTGTATTCCCGGCGCATGGAGGGAGTTTTCCGTAAGCTACCGTTATGGCAGCGCACGTTACCAGATTACTGTCAAAAACCCGTCGCGCCGGTCCGGCGGAGCGTCCGCACTGCAAATTGACGGGCGGGAAGCTGCGTTTCAGGAACAAGAGTTGAAGGAGGGCTGTTACGTTGAATTGCGAGACGACGGGCAGGTCCATCAGGTCGTGCTGGTGTTGTAA